The Mesobacillus jeotgali genome window below encodes:
- a CDS encoding pyruvate, water dikinase regulatory protein: MDMKEVVYVVSDSVGETAEFVVKAVATQFNGGQVDIRRNSYVEDEEDIEDVIMVAKQGRSIIAYTIVVPSLKAYLDKRAQEEGIYAVDLLNPLMNAFEKKFNKEPNHRPGMMRKLDDEYFRKIEAIEFAVKYDDGRDPRGILRADIVLVGVSRTSKTPLSMYLAHKRYKVANVPIVPEVKPPDELFQVPRSKCVGLIISPDKLNEIRTERLKALGLGARANYASYERILEELDYAEKIMKRVGCPVINVSNKAIEETAGLILDILKSERSFG; this comes from the coding sequence TTGGATATGAAGGAAGTTGTTTACGTAGTATCTGATTCAGTCGGGGAAACGGCGGAATTTGTAGTTAAGGCTGTGGCGACCCAATTTAATGGAGGACAGGTCGATATCAGAAGGAATTCATATGTGGAGGATGAGGAAGACATTGAGGATGTCATCATGGTTGCGAAGCAAGGGCGTTCCATTATCGCATATACCATTGTCGTTCCATCTCTCAAGGCCTATCTCGATAAAAGGGCTCAGGAGGAAGGAATCTATGCGGTTGATTTGCTCAATCCATTGATGAATGCCTTTGAAAAGAAGTTCAATAAGGAGCCAAACCATCGGCCAGGCATGATGCGCAAGCTGGATGATGAGTACTTCCGTAAAATTGAAGCGATTGAGTTTGCGGTCAAATACGATGATGGCAGAGACCCTCGCGGCATTTTAAGAGCGGATATCGTACTTGTTGGCGTTTCCCGTACTTCAAAAACACCTTTGTCGATGTATCTTGCCCACAAGCGCTATAAGGTCGCCAATGTACCGATCGTTCCTGAAGTCAAGCCGCCAGATGAACTGTTTCAAGTACCTAGGAGCAAATGTGTAGGTTTGATCATTTCGCCTGATAAGCTGAATGAAATCAGGACGGAAAGGCTGAAAGCGCTTGGGCTGGGTGCGAGGGCGAATTACGCAAGCTATGAACGAATCCTGGAAGAGCTTGATTATGCTGAAAAAATCATGAAACGTGTGGGCTGCCCTGTCATCAATGTTTCCAACAAGGCGATTGAAGAAACAGCAGGATTGATACTTGATATTTTAAAAAGTGAGAGGAGTTTTGGCTGA
- a CDS encoding DEAD/DEAH box helicase — protein sequence MKQIDMIHQQAVENTKTKIMDDIEKFLGEKEALPDFKEYLDNRSTYISQIWLNVWLTKSTNDFSKRDKKAFLSERGYVVEGVDRKLINKLFRNEMRDYEPFNTMGWVKSRIDEQNWEEQYYNARKKFLKKVEEDRLLEHKAGIKEKIYQVAQTVLSDFQESAYLKIRHMMAKELKKIFNENQKYEDIDTYMLEERLTVIGSFNPDDYRTMADFYDELTGQIHQIASWGRFYFEYETYEYHFEKKVLEYFSQVAAEKIMGSLDQQLLSEYEDVFEDKLSAGELKRIIKDLTEAYLDGFLFKLQEEYVTDLMNLADTEFDEAGHRAIYESDLRERMRRKEEERAELERKREEEARMLEDIFGREYNPSLRRNVRYILHIGDTNTGKTHHALERMKEARTGLYLAPLRLLALEVYEKLNSEGVPCSLKTGEEEKPVEGANHISCTVEMFHEKDFYEVFVIDESQMIADKDRGFSWFKAITNANAEEVHIIGSKNIKSMMMDLLDDAVAEIYEYTRDIPLQVENKEFSLKHTKKGDALVCFSRKQVLENASKLQNSGRQVSMIYGSMPPETRKKQMDRFIKGETSVVVATDAIGMGLNLPIRRIIFLENEKFDGTRRRRLTSQEVKQIAGRAGRKGIYNVGRVAFTSDIGLMTKLLEKEDKPVETFSIAPTSGIFERFQKYHRSLAVFFELWDKFESPKGTNKASLSEERELYEYVRDTEIEARLPMMELYGFLHLPFSSKEPALIEQWLETIKAIVADEELPEPPVKTSSLEELELSYKAIGLHLLFLYKLGRKTEAVYWERVRTELSDDVHEFLKSEVKNYKKKCRHCGKGIHVDSPYQICDSCYSARNRKRADNRDRWR from the coding sequence ATGAAGCAAATTGACATGATCCACCAGCAGGCCGTGGAAAATACCAAAACTAAAATAATGGATGACATCGAGAAATTCCTCGGTGAAAAGGAAGCCCTTCCTGATTTCAAGGAGTATTTAGATAATAGAAGTACTTATATCAGCCAGATTTGGCTGAATGTGTGGCTGACAAAATCCACGAATGACTTTTCTAAGCGTGATAAGAAGGCTTTTTTAAGTGAGCGCGGATATGTAGTTGAAGGTGTGGACCGAAAGCTGATCAATAAGCTTTTCAGAAATGAAATGAGAGACTATGAGCCCTTCAATACCATGGGGTGGGTAAAGTCCAGGATTGATGAACAAAACTGGGAAGAACAATACTACAACGCAAGAAAGAAGTTCCTCAAAAAAGTGGAGGAAGATCGGTTGCTTGAGCATAAAGCAGGCATCAAGGAAAAAATATACCAGGTTGCCCAAACGGTCTTAAGTGACTTCCAGGAGTCAGCCTATTTAAAAATCAGGCATATGATGGCAAAGGAATTAAAGAAGATTTTTAATGAGAATCAGAAATATGAGGATATCGATACATATATGCTGGAAGAGAGATTGACTGTGATTGGGTCTTTCAATCCGGATGATTATAGGACCATGGCTGACTTTTATGATGAATTGACCGGCCAGATTCACCAAATAGCTAGCTGGGGGCGCTTTTATTTTGAATATGAGACCTATGAGTATCATTTCGAAAAAAAAGTCTTAGAGTATTTTTCCCAGGTAGCTGCAGAAAAGATAATGGGAAGTCTGGATCAGCAACTGCTCAGCGAGTATGAGGATGTGTTCGAGGACAAACTTTCAGCTGGAGAGTTGAAACGAATCATTAAAGACCTCACTGAAGCTTATTTAGACGGTTTTCTTTTCAAGCTGCAGGAAGAGTATGTAACGGATTTAATGAACCTCGCTGATACAGAATTTGATGAAGCTGGACATCGAGCAATATATGAAAGTGACCTTCGGGAGAGGATGCGCAGGAAAGAAGAAGAGAGGGCGGAACTTGAGCGGAAAAGGGAAGAAGAAGCTCGCATGCTGGAGGACATTTTCGGCCGTGAATACAATCCTTCACTTAGGAGAAATGTTCGATATATTCTTCATATCGGAGATACAAATACAGGCAAGACTCATCACGCTCTCGAAAGGATGAAGGAAGCGAGAACTGGCTTGTATTTGGCACCGCTTCGTCTGCTTGCTCTTGAGGTGTATGAAAAACTCAATTCTGAGGGTGTACCATGTTCCCTTAAAACGGGAGAGGAAGAAAAGCCTGTAGAAGGTGCCAACCATATATCCTGCACGGTTGAAATGTTCCATGAAAAAGACTTTTATGAAGTGTTTGTCATTGATGAGTCCCAGATGATCGCTGATAAGGATAGAGGATTTTCCTGGTTCAAAGCCATTACAAATGCAAATGCAGAAGAAGTCCACATCATCGGCAGCAAAAATATCAAATCCATGATGATGGACCTGCTGGATGATGCAGTGGCAGAGATTTACGAATATACCCGTGATATCCCGCTCCAGGTCGAGAATAAAGAGTTCAGCCTGAAGCATACGAAGAAAGGCGATGCTCTTGTTTGTTTTTCCAGGAAACAGGTGCTTGAAAATGCATCGAAACTGCAGAACAGCGGCCGCCAGGTGAGTATGATTTATGGAAGCATGCCGCCAGAAACAAGGAAAAAGCAAATGGACCGTTTCATCAAGGGAGAAACAAGCGTCGTGGTTGCAACCGACGCGATTGGAATGGGACTGAATTTGCCAATCAGGAGAATCATCTTTTTAGAAAATGAAAAATTCGATGGAACAAGACGAAGGAGGTTGACTTCCCAGGAAGTAAAGCAAATAGCAGGACGTGCCGGCAGAAAGGGCATTTACAATGTTGGCCGGGTTGCTTTTACCTCAGATATAGGGTTGATGACAAAGCTGCTCGAAAAAGAAGATAAACCGGTAGAAACGTTTTCGATTGCTCCCACCTCCGGGATTTTTGAGAGATTCCAAAAATATCACCGTTCTCTTGCGGTATTTTTTGAACTATGGGATAAATTCGAGAGCCCTAAAGGGACGAATAAAGCTTCACTTTCGGAAGAAAGGGAGCTGTATGAGTACGTCAGGGATACTGAAATCGAAGCCAGACTGCCGATGATGGAGCTATATGGATTTCTTCACTTGCCTTTTTCATCCAAAGAACCTGCCCTCATTGAACAATGGCTCGAAACGATCAAAGCAATCGTCGCAGATGAAGAATTGCCCGAACCACCTGTCAAAACTTCTTCTTTGGAGGAGCTGGAGCTGTCTTACAAAGCTATTGGCCTCCATCTGTTGTTTTTATACAAGCTTGGAAGGAAAACAGAGGCTGTTTACTGGGAAAGGGTTCGTACGGAGTTAAGCGACGATGTCCATGAGTTCTTAAAGTCAGAAGTCAAAAATTATAAAAAGAAATGCAGGCATTGTGGAAAGGGAATTCATGTCGATTCCCCATATCAAATTTGTGATTCCTGCTACTCAGCAAGAAACAGGAAAAGGGCAGACAACAGGGATCGATGGAGATAG
- the ppdK gene encoding pyruvate, phosphate dikinase, producing the protein MSKFVYLFNEGNSGMKEILGGKGANLAEMTRIGLPVPFGFTISTEACNAYYDAGKTIPAEVQAQVLEALAELEAKTGKKLGNPENPLLVSVRSGAVFSMPGMMDTILNLGMNDETVEGMAKLTNNPRFAYDSYRRFIQMFSDVVLDVDVFFFERLLEETREAKGYTADPEMTAEDWKEVIQGYKNIVTKHTRKPFPQDPKEQLFLSINAVFDSWNNQRAIVYRRLNKIPSHLGTAVNIQSMVFGNMGDDSGTGVAFTRDPSTGESILYGEYLINAQGEDVVAGIRTPQPIQTLKNEMPAVYQQFVETCNRLEQHYEDMQDIEFTVERGELFILQTRTGKRTAQAAIRIATELVNEGIIDKKTALLRVDPEQLDQLLHRRIDEDFERNQLAKGLPASPGAATGKVVFDADEAELLANEGQKVILVRPETTPDDIHGIIAAQAVVTSRGGMTSHAAVVARGMGKACICGCEAMKIDLHEKQFRVGDVVVKHSDIITIDGGTGEIMLGEIPMIEPELSEEFQLLLSWADEERKIGVRANADNPEDSAKALEFGAGGIGLCRTEHMFMDAARVPIVQKMILAETFEERNAALDELLPMQREDFEGILEVMQGLPVTIRLLDPPLHEFLPDKEELLVEITKLQILDPESKVLKEKEALLKKVRQLDEFNPMLGHRGCRLGMIHPEIYEMQARAIFYAVANLADKGIDAQPEIMIPLVGHVNELKEMRELVNAAAQSIKEETGKNFEYTVGTMIEIPRAALTADQIAEEADFFSFGTNDLTQTTFGYSRDDAEGKFLQAYIEQKVLPENPFAVLDREGVGKLVETGVELGRKTKPGLKTGICGEHGGEKSSIEFCYNAGLDYVSCSPYRVPLARLAAAQATIRHERNNEKEAVIAK; encoded by the coding sequence ATGTCTAAATTTGTTTATCTTTTTAATGAAGGAAATAGCGGAATGAAAGAAATCCTTGGAGGTAAGGGAGCGAACCTGGCAGAAATGACGCGTATCGGGCTTCCTGTACCGTTCGGATTCACGATTTCCACGGAAGCATGTAATGCCTATTATGACGCAGGCAAGACAATTCCTGCAGAAGTACAGGCGCAGGTTCTTGAAGCTCTTGCTGAACTTGAAGCGAAAACCGGCAAGAAGCTGGGGAATCCGGAGAACCCGCTGCTGGTATCAGTACGTTCTGGTGCAGTATTTTCAATGCCCGGGATGATGGATACCATCCTGAACCTTGGCATGAATGATGAGACCGTCGAGGGTATGGCCAAACTAACCAATAATCCACGTTTTGCATATGATTCATACCGTCGCTTTATCCAGATGTTCAGTGACGTCGTTCTCGATGTTGATGTCTTTTTCTTCGAGCGATTACTGGAAGAAACAAGGGAAGCGAAAGGCTACACAGCAGATCCGGAAATGACCGCGGAAGACTGGAAAGAAGTTATCCAGGGCTATAAAAATATCGTTACGAAACATACAAGAAAACCATTTCCTCAGGATCCAAAGGAACAGCTATTCCTTTCTATCAATGCTGTGTTTGATTCCTGGAATAATCAGCGTGCAATTGTTTACCGCCGTTTGAATAAAATCCCTTCCCATCTGGGGACTGCTGTTAATATCCAGAGCATGGTATTCGGAAATATGGGTGATGATTCAGGAACTGGTGTTGCTTTTACTCGTGACCCGTCTACCGGTGAGAGCATCCTGTATGGCGAATACTTGATCAATGCGCAAGGCGAAGATGTCGTAGCTGGCATAAGGACACCTCAGCCAATCCAAACATTGAAAAATGAAATGCCTGCCGTTTATCAGCAATTCGTTGAAACATGCAATCGCCTCGAACAGCATTATGAGGATATGCAGGATATTGAATTCACAGTTGAACGCGGGGAGTTGTTCATCCTACAGACCCGTACCGGGAAGCGTACTGCTCAAGCAGCTATCCGTATTGCGACAGAACTTGTAAATGAAGGGATCATTGATAAAAAGACAGCCCTTCTTCGTGTGGATCCGGAACAGCTCGATCAGCTTCTGCACCGCCGTATCGATGAGGATTTTGAGCGGAACCAACTGGCAAAAGGACTGCCTGCTTCACCAGGGGCTGCCACTGGGAAAGTGGTATTTGATGCCGATGAGGCTGAACTTCTTGCAAATGAAGGTCAAAAAGTCATTCTTGTAAGGCCTGAAACAACTCCGGATGATATCCATGGAATCATTGCTGCCCAGGCGGTCGTCACAAGCCGCGGAGGAATGACAAGCCATGCCGCTGTAGTAGCGCGAGGTATGGGTAAGGCTTGTATCTGTGGCTGCGAAGCGATGAAAATCGACTTGCACGAAAAGCAATTTCGCGTTGGCGATGTGGTAGTAAAGCATAGTGATATCATTACGATCGACGGTGGAACCGGTGAAATCATGCTTGGTGAAATCCCGATGATTGAACCTGAACTTTCAGAGGAGTTCCAGCTTCTCCTTTCATGGGCCGATGAAGAGCGTAAAATCGGCGTTCGCGCCAATGCGGATAATCCTGAGGATTCTGCCAAGGCACTGGAATTTGGTGCGGGTGGTATCGGACTTTGCCGTACTGAGCATATGTTCATGGACGCTGCAAGGGTCCCAATTGTCCAGAAGATGATTCTTGCCGAAACGTTTGAGGAGCGGAATGCCGCATTGGATGAACTATTGCCGATGCAGAGGGAAGACTTTGAGGGCATCCTTGAAGTGATGCAGGGATTGCCTGTAACCATTCGTTTGCTCGATCCGCCTTTGCATGAATTCTTGCCTGATAAAGAAGAGCTCTTGGTTGAAATTACAAAACTGCAAATCCTGGACCCTGAATCGAAAGTGCTAAAGGAAAAGGAAGCGCTGTTAAAGAAAGTGCGACAATTGGATGAATTCAATCCGATGCTTGGCCACCGTGGCTGCCGCCTTGGAATGATTCACCCTGAAATCTATGAAATGCAGGCGAGAGCCATTTTCTACGCTGTAGCTAACTTAGCTGATAAAGGAATTGATGCTCAGCCTGAAATCATGATTCCGTTAGTTGGCCATGTGAATGAATTGAAGGAAATGCGTGAGCTAGTGAACGCAGCTGCGCAAAGCATCAAGGAAGAAACCGGGAAGAACTTTGAATACACGGTCGGAACAATGATTGAGATTCCGCGTGCAGCTTTGACTGCGGATCAAATAGCTGAGGAAGCAGACTTCTTCTCATTTGGTACGAATGACCTTACACAAACAACATTCGGCTACAGCCGCGACGATGCAGAAGGCAAGTTCCTTCAAGCATATATTGAACAGAAAGTACTCCCTGAAAACCCATTTGCCGTACTTGATCGTGAAGGAGTAGGCAAATTGGTTGAGACGGGTGTAGAACTTGGCCGCAAGACAAAGCCGGGCTTAAAGACTGGGATTTGCGGGGAGCATGGCGGTGAAAAGAGTTCGATTGAATTCTGCTACAATGCAGGGCTTGACTACGTAAGCTGTTCGCCATACCGTGTACCGCTTGCGAGGCTGGCTGCTGCTCAGGCAACAATCCGCCACGAGAGAAACAACGAAAAAGAGGCTGTTATAGCGAAATAA